Within the Pelagovum pacificum genome, the region AGCGCATCCGGCGCATCGCCGAAGGCAAGGTAACCGATCAGGGTCGCGCCTAGGATTTCGAGGTACTGGAACGGCGCCAGAACGCTCGCCTCCGCCTTGCTGAAGGCCAGCGCGATCAGCAGGAACGTCACCGCCGCCACGACACCCGAAATCAGCAGCCCCGAGATCGCCAGCGACGGCATCTCCAGCACCGGCCCGATTCCGTGGCCCGAACCGAGCATCACCAGTGACAGTGTTAGGCAGGAGAAGACCGAGACTCCGAACTGGAACGTCAGCGCGCTGCTCTCCCGCGTCGCCTTTCGCGTCACGATCATGTTCAGCGCATAGGCCACGGCCCCGATCAGCGGCAGAAAGACGACCGGCCCGAAGATCGCGAAGTTCGGCCGCAGGATCAGCAGCACCCCCGCCATCCCGACTCCGATCGCGGCATAGCGGTGCGGTCCCGGCTTTTCGCCCAGAAGCAGGCCGGCCAGCAGCGTGAGGATCAGCGGTTCGACGAAGAAGATCGCGATGGCCGTGGCGATCGGCATGGTCTTGAAGGCCGCGATCAGGCTCAGACTGATGATCGCGATCAACTGTCCCGAGATCAGCGACCAGACCGTGAAGGGTCTGCCCCATGCCCGGCTCCGCCACAGCAGAAGCGCCAGACCGAGGATCAGGCTCTGCACGACCGCGCGGACCGCACCGATCTGCGAGGGGACGAGGTAGCCGGTCAGCGCTTTCGAGATCGCATCCCCCACCGGCAACAGCATCATGCCGCAGCACATCGCCACGATCCCGGCGATGGAGCCGGTCGATGGTCGCACGGACTGGTTCGCGAGAAGGGACATCTCGGCCTCCTTCGGCGCAGCGGCGCTGCACCGGACGGTCCGGGCGTACAGGACGAAAATTCGGGATCAGCGGGACGACGCCATCGCCCGCAATCCGGCCTTAGGGGAGCGGCCCGCGCCCTGTCAAGCGAAGCCCATCAACCCTTGCGGTCGGCGAGGTATCGCGCCCGCGTCTCCTCGTTCATCGGGTAAAGCCCCGGGAGCCGTGCACCCTTCTCGACTTCACTAAGGATCCATTCCTCCGCCGCTTCCTGCTCGGGCCCGGCTTCCAGCACATGCTCGACCAGGTCGGCGGGGATCACGACGACGCCGTCTCGGTCGGCGACCATCACGTCGCCCGGCATAACGGCGACGCCGCCGCAGGCAATCGGCTCCTGCCAGCCGACGAAGGTCAGGCCCGCGACCGACGGCGGCGCGGCGGTGCCGGACGCCCAGACCGGCAGGCCTGTGCCTTCGACGCCGGCAAGGTCGCGGACGACGCCATCCGTCACCAATCCCGCGACGCCCCGTTTCGCCATTCGCGCACAGAGGATGTCACCGAAAATACCCGCGTCCGGGTGGCCCATGGCGTCCACCACGGCGATGCAGCCCTCCGGCATGTCCTCGATCGCGGCGCGGGTCGAGGTCGGGGAGTTCCAGCTCGCCGGCGTCGCGAGATCCTCGCGCGCCGGGACGAACCGCATCGTGAAGGCCGGGCCGACAATCCGCTCCCCTGCTCCGACCAGCGGAATCGCGCCTCGCAGCCACACGTTGCGCAGCCCCTTCTTCAGCAGGATCGTGGTGACGGTCGCGGTCGAGATGGACTTCAGGACGGACAGGTCGGACGGGCTGAACGACATAAGGGCCTCCGGCAGGATGGGACAGTTTCGCGCAGCTTCCCCATCTTCGCCGCCCCCGCAAGGCCTGACGGTATGGACACTCGCCGCCCGATGTCCTTGTCTGTGCCAAACACCCCAAAGGGAGGACCCTCATGGACCGTATCAACGGATTGCCCGCGCTCGGCTTCGGCACTTTCGGCCGCAAGGGAGAGGACGGCATCGAGACGATGCGCCTCGCGCTCGAGACCGGGTATCGCCATCTCGATACCGCACAGATGTACGAGAACGAGGAAGAAGTCGGCGAGGCGCTGCGCCGCTCCGGCCTGCTGCGCGGGGAAGTCTGGCTGACCACAAAGATCAACATGCCGAACTTCGCGCCCGGCAAGCTGGTCCCGAGCCTCGAAGAGTCGCTCGAAAAGCTCGGCGTGGACGAGGTCGACCTGACGCTGATCCACTGGCCGTCGCCCAACGACGAATACGAGCTCGAAACCTACATGACGCAGATCGCCGAAGCGAAGGAGAAGGGCCTGACCCGCCACATCGGCGTGTCGAACTTCACCATTGCGCTGATCGACCAGTCGATCGGGCTTCTCGGGGAAGGCGCGCTCGCCACCAACCAGGTCGAGCTGCACCCCTACCTCCAGAACCGCAAGCTGGCCGAGCACTGCAAGTCGAAAGATATCGCGGTGACCTGCTACCAGCCGCTTGCCAAGGGCACGGTGTCGGACGACCCCAAGCTGGTCGAGATCGCCGACAAGCACGGCGCGACTGCACCGCAGGTGGCGCTCGCGTGGGAACTGGCGCAAGGCTTCGTCACGATCCCGACCACCAGCAACGCCGACCGCGTGGCGGAGAATTTCGGTGCGCTGAACGTCACGCTCGACGACGACGATATGGCCGCGATCGGGGAGCTCGACCGCGGACAACGCCGGATCGACCCCGACACCGCGCCGGACTGGGACTGACAAGGGCGCGGCCGGGGACTTCCCGGCCGCCCTCACGCCTCAACGGCCGACGAACCTCACCGGCATCCGGTCGAGCGCGTGCACCGCGTTGTTCGGCCGCCAGACAGGATCGCCAGCAAGCTCGATCCGATCCACCCTTTCGGCGATCGCGGTCAGCAGCGCGTCGAGCTCCGCCCGCGCGACGTTCTGGCCTACGCAATTGTGCACGCCCACACCGAAGGCGAGGTGCCCCATGGGGCGCCGGTCGATGCGGAACGTGTCGGGGCTGTCCCACTTGTCGCCATCCAGGTTCGCCGCGCCGAGACAGCAGAGGATCTTGCTGCCTTCCTTGATCTTCACGCCGCTCACCTCCGTGTCGACGGCAGCCGTGCGGCAGAAGGTGTGGACCGGAGACGTATAACGCAGCACTTCCTCGAAGCAGGGTCGTGCGAGCGATGGATCCGCCTTCAACGCCTCGAATGCCTCGGGATTGGTCGCAAGGCACCACAGCGCGTTGCCGATACCGGTGACCGTCGTGTCGACGCCCGCCGACAGGAGAGAGCGCACCAGCATCGCCGCCTCTTCGTCCGTCACCTCTTCGTCTTTCGCGGCCTCGTAGATCGTCGCGCCGAAGCCACCCTCCTGCAGGTTCTCCCTCGCACAGGATGCAGTGATCCAGGGCACGATATGGCCGGCCTGCGACATCGCCCTCTGCCGGATCGCATTGTCCGGCCCGAGCGCGTTGAAGACCATCGCGCCGTAATCGACGAGCCGGCGCGGATCGACATCCCGCAGCCCGACAGCCTTGGGAAAGACAGTCGTCGGATAGGCCTCGGCGCAGTCGGTAACCGCCTCGAAGGTCCCCTGTTCGACAAGCCGGTCGACGAGCGCTTCCGCATCGACGCGGAACTGCTCCTTCATTGCCGCGACGGCCTTCGGCGACAGGGCCCGCATGATGACCCGGCGCGTGCGCGTGTGATATGGCGGATCGACCTCAAGCACGATGGACGGCGGCCGCCACGGTTCGCCATGCATGAAGTCCTGCAGGCCGACGCCACGGGAGGAGACGAACCGCTCATGGTCGCCGAAGACCTCTTTCGTCTCCTCGTAGCGCCCGCAGGCGAGGACCTTGTAGCTCGGGATGTAAGCGAACGGCCCCTGTGCGCGCAGGTCGGCATAGTAGGGTTCCGGCGCCACGAGCACCGCTTCGTCGTAGGGGTCGACATCCCAGACCGACACACCGGAGGGCGGGTCGATGGCGATATGGCCTTCGTGCATGGTCATTGAGCTTCCTCCCTCCGGCGATCATAGCCGCCCCGAGTTGTCCCGACAGCCCATTTGAAAGTTCATCAACCTTGACGCTCCCCGGGCTCATCTGGCCGGAAATACCTCCGGGGGTGAACGGGCCACAGGCCCGGAGGGGGCAGCGCCCCCTGAATGGGCCTCAGCCCGTCAGCCCGACGCCGACATGCCGGTCGAGGATCGCCGGATCGGCAAGAACTTCCGCCGCCGCGCCGTCGTGCACGATCCTGCCGGTGTCGAGGATCACCACTCGCTCCGCGAACCTCAGCGCAAGGTCGGCATGCTGCTCCACGAGAACGATGGTACGCCCTTCGGAGGCCAGTCGCTCGAACACGTCCATCAGCATGTCGCAGATCACCGGCGCCAGCCCCTCTAGGGGCTCGTCCAGCAACAGCACGTCCGGCGCGCCCATCAGCGTGCGCGCGATTGCCAGCATCTGCTGCTCCCCACCCGAAAGCTGCGCGCCACCGTTGCGGCGCCGTTCCTTCAGGCGCGGGAACAGCTCGTAGGCCTGCCCGATGTCCCAGCCGCCTGTGTCACCGGCCAGCAGGTTCTCCTCGACGCTGAGCGAGCGGAAGATGTCGCGCGTCTGCGGAACCAGCCCGAGCCCCTTCGCCTGCCGCTTGTGCGGCGCAAGCTTCGAGATGTCCTCACCCGCCATGCGGATCTGCCCGGCGTGGAGCTTCGTCAGTCCCATCGCCGTCGCCAGCGTGGTGGTCTTGCCCACGCCGTTGCGGCCGATGATCGCCAGCCGCTCGCCACTCGAGATGGAGAGCGTCAGGTCTTCCAGTACATGCGTCGCGCCGTAGCCGGCTGTCACATGGTCGAGCGCGAGGATCTCACTCATGCCGCGCTCCGAGGTAGAGTTCGCGCACCCGCTCGTCCGCCGCGATCTCCTGCGGTGTGCCTTCGGTCAGGATCGCGCCATTCACCAGAACGACGATCGACCGCGCCACCTGGAACACCAGCTTCATGTCATGCTCGATGATAAGCACGGCGAGGTCCGCCGGCAGCCGTTCGATCGCCTCGATGATGAGGTGACTTTCGGATGAGGGCACACCCGCCGCCGGCTCGTCTAGGATCAGGATGCGCGGTTTCAGAGCAAGCGTCAGCGCCATCTCGATCAGGCGTTGCTGTCCATAGGCGAGCGTCTCGACCTTCAGGTCCGCGAAGCGCGACAGGTGGAACTGCTCCAGCAGGTCGGCGACTTCGGCCTCGACGTCCGCGTCGCCGCTCGCACGGCGGAACATACGCATCCCCTGCCGGCGGCGTTCCTGCACGCCGAGGCGGATGTTCTCGCGCACCGTCAGGCGCCGGAACAGCGTGGTGATCTGGAATGTCTTGGCGATCCCGGCCCGCACGCGTTGCGGCTCGCCAAGCGGCGAGAGAGCCTGCCCGTCGAGTCTGATCTCGCCGGAGGACGGCGGCACGATCCCGGTGATGAGGTTCGCGAAGGTCGTCTTGCCCGCCCCGTTCGGCCCGATAAGGGCCTTCCGGTCACCGGGCCGCAGGTCGAAGTTGATGTCCTTCGAGACGGTGATCCCGCCGAAGGACTTGTTGAGCCCGCGAACCTCGAGCGCCGCGGTCATCGTTTCACCAGATCGGTCAGCGCCTTCGGCAGGCCGAGCAGACCCGACGGCACGAAGAAGACCACCGCCAGCACCAGCGCGCCGATCAGGAACAGCCAGTTGAAGGGATCGACCGCGGCGGCGAGGTGCTCCACCACCATGAAGATCGCGACGCCGACGACGGCACCGTAGAGCCGCCCTGTCCCGCCGAGCACCAGCATGATGAGCGCCTCCGCCGAATGATCGAAGTTGTAGACCTCGAGCGAAACAAGCGCCGTGACCTGCGCCGCCAGCGCCCCGGCGATCCCGGCGATGCTCCCGGCGAGCGTGTAGACCGACACGAGCCGCCAGTAGACCGGCGTGCCGATCGCGCGCATCCGCTCGGGGCTCTCCTGTATACCGCGTGCGGACAGGCCGAAGGGAGAGTTCACCACGACCTTCAGGAACAGCAGCACCAGCATCAGCACCGCCAGCACGTACCAGTAACCGGTGCGCCCGATGAAATCGAACTCCCAGATGCCGAACAGCGGATCCATACGGATACCGCGCAAGCCATCCGCGCCGCCCGTAACGGGGCGCGCCTTGTTGGCGACCTCCTGCAGCACCTCGGCCACCGCGATGGACAGCATCAGGAGCGTCAGCCCCTGCGCCCGCATCAGCACGAGGCCGGAGATGAACGCGACGACCGCCCCCGCGACCGCGCCGGCGACCAGTCCGAGGATGGGGTCGGCGCTGACATGGATCGCGAACAGCCCGGCCGCGTAGGCCCCGGTGCCGTACATCGCGGCCTGCCCGAGCGTCGCGACCCCCGCATAGCCGAGCACGAGATCGAGCGAGAGCACGAAGACGATCATGATGAGAATGCGGGTGATGAAGCCGAGATCGAACGGAAAGGCGAAGAACAGCCCGACACCGACCGCGACCAGAAGAACATCCCAGAGCAATCCCCGGCCGAGAAGGCCCGGCTGGCGCGGACGCGGCAGCGCGGTCATGCGTGTCTCCCCAGAAGTCCCTGCGGACGCAGACCGAGGACGAGGATCGTCACGAGGAAGAAGAAGATCGTTCCGAAATCCGGGACGATATAGCGCGCCGTCGTGTCGAGGATACCAAGGCCCAACGCGGCGAGAAACGACCCGGTGATGGAGCCCATGCCTCCGACGGCGACGACGATCAGGAAATGCACCATGTAGCGCAGCGGGTAGTAGGCATCGACGGGCAGCAGCTCCGCCCCGAGGATACCGCCGAGCGCGGCGAGGCCCGCCCCCAGCGCGAATGTGGCGAGGAAGACCCGGCCCGTGTCGATGCCGAGCGCGGAGGCCGTGGCCCGGTTGTCGACCGCCGCCCGCAGCCGGATGCCGAACCGCGTGCGGTCGATCAGCACGTAGAGCCCCCCGGCAATGGCCAGCCCGACGCCGATCACGATCAGCCGGTGCATCGGCAGCGACCGGAAGCCGAGGTCGACCGTGCCGGTCCAGGCATCGGGTAGCCGGATCGACAGAAGTGTCGAGCCGAGCCAGAGGTTCACGCTCGCGATCATCAGGAAGGTGATACCGATCGTGGCGAGAACCTGCTGGAGTTCCCCCATCCGGTATATCGGGCGGTAGAGCACGCGCTCCATCGGCAGCGCCAGCGCAACGACTGCGCCGATGGCCAGCAGCGCCGCGAGAACGAACGGGATCCCGAGCTGCACACCGAAATAGTGGACAGCGGCACCACCCAGCATCGCGAAGCCGCCATGTGCGAGGTTGATGACCCGCATCAGCCCCATCGTGACCGACAGCCCGACGGAGATCATGAAGAGGATCATCCCGTAGGCGACCCCGTCCACGAGGATGTTCAGTATCGTGCCCATCAGTCCCCGTAGGATGGGGTTTCACCCCATCTCCGAATTCGGGTGGGCCCGAAGACCCACCCTTCGCTTTCAGTAGTCGTTCACCAGTCCGAGATCCGGAACGGCCTCGATCGTCTCGAATTCCCGGTTGATGAGGTTGCCCTCGTCATCCTTCGCGACTTCCCGGATGTAGACGTTCTGGGTGATGTGCCGCGTCTCGGGGTCGATGCTGACCGGCCCGCGGGGGCTTGTCCACTCCAGCCCTTTCACTGCCTCGATCGCCGCCGGACCGTCGGTGCCGGCCGCACGGATCATCTCGTAGATCACATGGGCCCCGTCATAGGCCTGAACCGAAGCGAAGTTCGGAACGGCATCCGGATGAAGCTCCATCAGCTTGCCGATGAATTCCTCGTTCTCCGGGCTCTCGTGTGCCGGCGAATAATGGTAGGAGGTCCGCAGGCCCAACGCCGCGTCACCAAGCGAGTCGAGCGTCGTCTCGTCCGTCTCGCCCGTGCCCAGAAACTCGATCCCCGCGCCGCGCAGGTCGTTCTCGTTGTAGGCTTTCACGAAGGCGAAGGTCGACGGCCCCGCCGGCAGGAAGGCGAATACCGCGTCCGGTGCCTCGTCCCGCACGCGCTGCATGAAGGGCGCGAAGTCCGTGGTGTCGAGCGGCATCCGGATGCTGTCGACGACCGTGCCACCCGCCGCCTCGAACGCCGCCTTGAAGCCAGTCTCGGCGTCGATGCCGGGGCCGTAATCCGTCACCGCGGTCACAACCTCGGTGATGCCCTGCTCGTGCGCCCATTCCGCCATCGGTGCCGACACTTGCCAGAGCGTGAAGGACGGCCGCACGAAGAACTCGCTTTCCTGAGTGATGATCGAGGTCGCGGCGTTGAAGATCACAGCTGGGGTTTCCGACTGGTCGATGATCTGCGCAACGGCGAGCGCGTTCGGCGTGAAGGTGAACCCGGCGAGGTACTCGACCCCCTCGCGGATGATCAACTCTTGCGCGAGCGACCGCGCCTGGTCGGGATTCACGCCACCGCTGTCACGGTAAATGAACTCGATCTCGTTGCCGTCGATCTCGGTGCCGTGGATTGCCTGGTAGGCTTCGACGGCCTCGCTGAACTGCTTGCCGTAGATGGCATAGGGCCCAGAGGTCGGGCAGATGACGCCCACCTTGATGACCTCCGCGCCCGCGGTGCCGGCCATGCCGGCGACGGCAAGCGCACTCACGGCCATGAGCCTTGTCATGATCTTCATTCCTGTCCTCCCGTTTGCGGACCGCGCACCCGCCGCAGCCGACGGCACCTGCGGCACCGCTCCTCTCCCGCCGGGCGACAGAAAGCTGCCCGTGGCGCGACATGCAGTTTGCGCTGCCCCCTTCTGCAAAGCAAGCTGGAGAGAAGCTGGCGTCGGGATCAGTAGTCGCTTACCAGCCCGAGGTCCGGAACGGCCGCGATTGTCTCGATCTCGGCGTTCACCAGTGCGCCGTCGGCGTCGCGTTCGACCACCCGAATGTAGACGTTCTGCGTCAGGTGGCGCGTCTCGGGATCGAGGCTGACCGGCCCGCGCGGGCTCTCCCAAGACAGCCCCTTCGCCGCCTTGATCGCGGCCGGACCGTCGGCGCCCGCCGCCGCGACCATCTCGTAGATGACATGCGCACCGTCGAAGGCCCCGACGGTCGCGAAGTTCGCCACCGCGTCAGCCCGCACGCCCGCCAGCGCGTCGAGGAAGGCCGCGTTCGCGTCGGACTCGTGCGTCGGGGAATAGTGAAACGCCGTGTTCAGACCAAGCGCTGCATCGCCCAGCGCGGGCAGTGTGACCTCTTCTGTCTCACCGGTGCCGAGCAGGACGATCCCCTCTTCGTGCAGCCCGTTCTCAGAGTAGGATTTCACGAAGGCATAGGTCAGCGCCCCTGCCGGCAGAAAGGTGAAAAGCGCCTGCGGCTCCGCCCCCCGCACCCGCTGCATGAAGGGCGCAAAGTCGGTCGTGTCGAGCGGCATCCGGATCTGATCGGTGATCGTGCCGCCACCCGCTTCGAACGCGGTGCGGAAGCCGGCCTCGGCGTCCAGTCCCGGCCCGTAATCCGACACTGCCGTGACGACCTCGTCATACCCTTGGGCCAGCGCCCACTCCGCCATCGGCGCCGAAACCTGCCAGAGCGTGTATCCGGTCCGCAGGAAGAACCCGGACTCCTGCGTGATGGACGACGTCGCGGCGTTGAAGATGACCGCCGGCGTCTGCGACTGCTCGATCAGCGGTGCGACGGCCAGCGCGTTCGGCGTGAAGGTGAACCCGGCGAGGTAGTCGACCTGCTCGCGGATCAGAAGTTCCTGCGCGAGGGCACGGGCCTGCTCGGCGTTCGGGCCGCCGCTGTCGCGGAACAGGAACTCGATCTCGTGTTCA harbors:
- a CDS encoding DMT family transporter gives rise to the protein MSLLANQSVRPSTGSIAGIVAMCCGMMLLPVGDAISKALTGYLVPSQIGAVRAVVQSLILGLALLLWRSRAWGRPFTVWSLISGQLIAIISLSLIAAFKTMPIATAIAIFFVEPLILTLLAGLLLGEKPGPHRYAAIGVGMAGVLLILRPNFAIFGPVVFLPLIGAVAYALNMIVTRKATRESSALTFQFGVSVFSCLTLSLVMLGSGHGIGPVLEMPSLAISGLLISGVVAAVTFLLIALAFSKAEASVLAPFQYLEILGATLIGYLAFGDAPDALTVVGTLIVLGSGMYVFHRERRANLPVRRTQTRRDR
- a CDS encoding ribonuclease activity regulator RraA, with protein sequence MSFSPSDLSVLKSISTATVTTILLKKGLRNVWLRGAIPLVGAGERIVGPAFTMRFVPAREDLATPASWNSPTSTRAAIEDMPEGCIAVVDAMGHPDAGIFGDILCARMAKRGVAGLVTDGVVRDLAGVEGTGLPVWASGTAAPPSVAGLTFVGWQEPIACGGVAVMPGDVMVADRDGVVVIPADLVEHVLEAGPEQEAAEEWILSEVEKGARLPGLYPMNEETRARYLADRKG
- the dkgB gene encoding 2,5-didehydrogluconate reductase DkgB, translated to MDRINGLPALGFGTFGRKGEDGIETMRLALETGYRHLDTAQMYENEEEVGEALRRSGLLRGEVWLTTKINMPNFAPGKLVPSLEESLEKLGVDEVDLTLIHWPSPNDEYELETYMTQIAEAKEKGLTRHIGVSNFTIALIDQSIGLLGEGALATNQVELHPYLQNRKLAEHCKSKDIAVTCYQPLAKGTVSDDPKLVEIADKHGATAPQVALAWELAQGFVTIPTTSNADRVAENFGALNVTLDDDDMAAIGELDRGQRRIDPDTAPDWD
- a CDS encoding cytochrome P450; this encodes MTMHEGHIAIDPPSGVSVWDVDPYDEAVLVAPEPYYADLRAQGPFAYIPSYKVLACGRYEETKEVFGDHERFVSSRGVGLQDFMHGEPWRPPSIVLEVDPPYHTRTRRVIMRALSPKAVAAMKEQFRVDAEALVDRLVEQGTFEAVTDCAEAYPTTVFPKAVGLRDVDPRRLVDYGAMVFNALGPDNAIRQRAMSQAGHIVPWITASCARENLQEGGFGATIYEAAKDEEVTDEEAAMLVRSLLSAGVDTTVTGIGNALWCLATNPEAFEALKADPSLARPCFEEVLRYTSPVHTFCRTAAVDTEVSGVKIKEGSKILCCLGAANLDGDKWDSPDTFRIDRRPMGHLAFGVGVHNCVGQNVARAELDALLTAIAERVDRIELAGDPVWRPNNAVHALDRMPVRFVGR
- a CDS encoding ABC transporter ATP-binding protein, whose amino-acid sequence is MSEILALDHVTAGYGATHVLEDLTLSISSGERLAIIGRNGVGKTTTLATAMGLTKLHAGQIRMAGEDISKLAPHKRQAKGLGLVPQTRDIFRSLSVEENLLAGDTGGWDIGQAYELFPRLKERRRNGGAQLSGGEQQMLAIARTLMGAPDVLLLDEPLEGLAPVICDMLMDVFERLASEGRTIVLVEQHADLALRFAERVVILDTGRIVHDGAAAEVLADPAILDRHVGVGLTG
- a CDS encoding ABC transporter ATP-binding protein, encoding MTAALEVRGLNKSFGGITVSKDINFDLRPGDRKALIGPNGAGKTTFANLITGIVPPSSGEIRLDGQALSPLGEPQRVRAGIAKTFQITTLFRRLTVRENIRLGVQERRRQGMRMFRRASGDADVEAEVADLLEQFHLSRFADLKVETLAYGQQRLIEMALTLALKPRILILDEPAAGVPSSESHLIIEAIERLPADLAVLIIEHDMKLVFQVARSIVVLVNGAILTEGTPQEIAADERVRELYLGARHE
- a CDS encoding branched-chain amino acid ABC transporter permease, whose amino-acid sequence is MTALPRPRQPGLLGRGLLWDVLLVAVGVGLFFAFPFDLGFITRILIMIVFVLSLDLVLGYAGVATLGQAAMYGTGAYAAGLFAIHVSADPILGLVAGAVAGAVVAFISGLVLMRAQGLTLLMLSIAVAEVLQEVANKARPVTGGADGLRGIRMDPLFGIWEFDFIGRTGYWYVLAVLMLVLLFLKVVVNSPFGLSARGIQESPERMRAIGTPVYWRLVSVYTLAGSIAGIAGALAAQVTALVSLEVYNFDHSAEALIMLVLGGTGRLYGAVVGVAIFMVVEHLAAAVDPFNWLFLIGALVLAVVFFVPSGLLGLPKALTDLVKR
- a CDS encoding branched-chain amino acid ABC transporter permease, which translates into the protein MGTILNILVDGVAYGMILFMISVGLSVTMGLMRVINLAHGGFAMLGGAAVHYFGVQLGIPFVLAALLAIGAVVALALPMERVLYRPIYRMGELQQVLATIGITFLMIASVNLWLGSTLLSIRLPDAWTGTVDLGFRSLPMHRLIVIGVGLAIAGGLYVLIDRTRFGIRLRAAVDNRATASALGIDTGRVFLATFALGAGLAALGGILGAELLPVDAYYPLRYMVHFLIVVAVGGMGSITGSFLAALGLGILDTTARYIVPDFGTIFFFLVTILVLGLRPQGLLGRHA
- a CDS encoding ABC transporter substrate-binding protein, whose product is MKIMTRLMAVSALAVAGMAGTAGAEVIKVGVICPTSGPYAIYGKQFSEAVEAYQAIHGTEIDGNEIEFIYRDSGGVNPDQARSLAQELIIREGVEYLAGFTFTPNALAVAQIIDQSETPAVIFNAATSIITQESEFFVRPSFTLWQVSAPMAEWAHEQGITEVVTAVTDYGPGIDAETGFKAAFEAAGGTVVDSIRMPLDTTDFAPFMQRVRDEAPDAVFAFLPAGPSTFAFVKAYNENDLRGAGIEFLGTGETDETTLDSLGDAALGLRTSYHYSPAHESPENEEFIGKLMELHPDAVPNFASVQAYDGAHVIYEMIRAAGTDGPAAIEAVKGLEWTSPRGPVSIDPETRHITQNVYIREVAKDDEGNLINREFETIEAVPDLGLVNDY
- a CDS encoding ABC transporter substrate-binding protein is translated as MKFNVLTAGAMAAGIAVAADADTIRVGVIMPASGTFATYGEQFRDGIETYQAMHGTTAGEHEIEFLFRDSGGPNAEQARALAQELLIREQVDYLAGFTFTPNALAVAPLIEQSQTPAVIFNAATSSITQESGFFLRTGYTLWQVSAPMAEWALAQGYDEVVTAVSDYGPGLDAEAGFRTAFEAGGGTITDQIRMPLDTTDFAPFMQRVRGAEPQALFTFLPAGALTYAFVKSYSENGLHEEGIVLLGTGETEEVTLPALGDAALGLNTAFHYSPTHESDANAAFLDALAGVRADAVANFATVGAFDGAHVIYEMVAAAGADGPAAIKAAKGLSWESPRGPVSLDPETRHLTQNVYIRVVERDADGALVNAEIETIAAVPDLGLVSDY